From the Planktothrix tepida PCC 9214 genome, one window contains:
- a CDS encoding COX15/CtaA family protein — MANTVLNNASLSTVETQQSGSLPQDIIRRLLWKLSIATLLLMAVGSATRVMNAGLACPDWPLCYGEFVPAAQMNFQVFLEWFHRLDAAGIGLGTIALVGLSGWYRRELPSWLPWASLFALALIVFQGVLGGLTVTELLRFDIVTAHLGTALLFFSTLLVIGCLLLPYQGTGNVGKLTGISMTAAILVYFQSILGALVGSQWALHQCLGSSQLCTVMNSHIIGVVPPTLATLTLVIFAWRTSALHPLLRKLANMAGACLVAQILLGVATFYLRLQVEPLTVAHQAMGATLLGTLICFSTLALRDQQLSVISQQ; from the coding sequence ATGGCCAATACTGTCCTTAACAATGCCAGTTTATCAACTGTAGAGACGCAACAGAGCGGATCTCTGCCGCAGGATATAATCCGGCGTTTACTTTGGAAACTGAGTATTGCCACGTTACTGCTAATGGCGGTTGGGAGTGCCACGCGAGTCATGAATGCTGGGCTGGCTTGTCCTGACTGGCCGTTGTGTTATGGGGAGTTTGTCCCCGCAGCCCAGATGAATTTTCAAGTCTTCTTGGAGTGGTTTCATCGTCTTGATGCTGCTGGCATTGGACTGGGTACAATCGCCCTTGTGGGGTTATCCGGGTGGTACAGACGGGAGTTACCTTCATGGTTGCCTTGGGCTTCCCTGTTTGCCTTAGCGTTAATTGTATTTCAAGGGGTTTTAGGCGGACTCACGGTGACAGAATTGTTGCGTTTTGATATTGTTACCGCCCATTTAGGAACCGCCTTATTGTTTTTCTCAACCTTGCTCGTTATCGGTTGTCTTCTCTTACCCTATCAAGGTACGGGTAATGTTGGAAAGCTAACCGGGATCAGTATGACCGCAGCAATTTTAGTTTACTTCCAAAGTATTTTAGGGGCGTTAGTCGGTTCTCAATGGGCTTTACATCAATGTTTGGGGTCTTCTCAACTGTGTACCGTGATGAATAGCCATATTATTGGGGTGGTTCCTCCTACCCTAGCCACATTAACTCTAGTTATTTTCGCTTGGCGGACATCTGCCTTGCATCCCCTACTCAGAAAATTAGCCAATATGGCAGGAGCTTGTTTAGTGGCTCAAATTCTTTTAGGGGTGGCAACGTTTTACTTGCGTTTACAAGTAGAACCCCTCACGGTTGCCCATCAAGCAATGGGAGCTACACTCCTCGGAACTCTCATCTGTTTTAGCACTCTAGCCCTACGGGATCAACAATTATCAGTTATCAGTCAACAGTAA
- a CDS encoding cytochrome c oxidase subunit II: MIIPSSILTLLVGIGITLVSLWYGQNHNLLPVAASAEAAEVDGLFDLMMTISFGLVLLVEGVLLVSLIKFRRQKDDTTDAAPIHGNIPLEIVWTAIPAVVVLGIGIYSFEIYNNMGGLDPMAMSQHSMHAHSKMNGSAMAAPLIDDQQPPEFTQIALGIGASPDKEGKVAAVNVDVTGLQFAWIFNYKETGITSGELHVPVGQEVQLNMTAQDVIHAFWIPQLRLKQDTIPGRITELRFTPTKVGTYPVVCAELCGGYHGAMRSQMIVDTPEDYAAWVAENAVASATNLQQAIAVNPAELPDGEFLAPYADEMGINSDVIGQIHHQ, translated from the coding sequence GTGATCATTCCAAGTTCAATTTTGACTTTGCTGGTGGGGATCGGGATTACTCTCGTTAGTCTCTGGTATGGTCAAAACCATAATTTATTACCGGTTGCAGCCTCCGCAGAAGCGGCTGAAGTCGATGGATTATTTGACCTGATGATGACCATCAGCTTTGGGTTAGTGCTTCTCGTTGAAGGCGTGCTGCTGGTTTCTTTAATTAAATTTCGTCGCCAAAAAGATGACACCACCGATGCTGCACCCATTCACGGCAATATTCCCCTAGAAATTGTCTGGACAGCGATCCCGGCGGTTGTGGTGTTGGGGATTGGTATTTATAGTTTTGAAATCTATAACAACATGGGTGGCCTTGATCCGATGGCGATGTCCCAACATTCTATGCACGCCCACAGCAAAATGAATGGATCGGCGATGGCAGCCCCATTAATCGACGATCAACAACCCCCAGAATTTACCCAAATCGCCTTGGGAATTGGGGCATCTCCCGATAAAGAAGGGAAAGTCGCCGCTGTTAATGTGGATGTTACCGGGTTGCAGTTTGCCTGGATTTTTAACTACAAAGAGACAGGTATTACCTCTGGGGAACTTCATGTACCTGTGGGTCAAGAAGTGCAGTTAAACATGACCGCCCAAGATGTAATCCATGCCTTTTGGATTCCGCAATTGCGCTTAAAGCAAGATACAATCCCCGGTCGGATCACAGAACTGCGATTTACACCCACTAAGGTCGGAACCTATCCCGTTGTCTGTGCGGAGTTGTGTGGCGGTTATCATGGGGCGATGCGATCGCAAATGATTGTCGATACCCCGGAAGATTATGCCGCTTGGGTAGCTGAAAATGCTGTTGCCAGTGCAACCAACCTACAACAAGCCATTGCTGTCAATCCCGCAGAATTACCCGATGGTGAATTTCTAGCACCCTACGCCGATGAAATGGGCATCAATTCTGATGTAATCGGTCAAATTCATCATCAGTAA
- the ctaD gene encoding cytochrome c oxidase subunit I: MAQAQLDLTANVPKPHHEQERRWQDFFGFSHDHKVIGIQYLVTAFFFYLVGGALATAVRTELATPDPDFVSPELYNSLFTVHGTVMIFLWIVPAGAGLANYLIPLMIGAKDMAFPRLNAVAFWLIPPGGTLLLASFLFESPKAGWTSYPPLSLLSGKVGEEIWILSVLLLGTSSILGGLNFAVTIFKMRIPTMGLNDMPLLCWAMIATSALILLSTPVLAAALILLSFDLLAGTSFFNPTGGGDPVVYQHLFWFYSHPAVYIMVLPFFGVISDVLPVHARKPIFGYQAIAYSSLAISFLGLIVWAHHMFTSGTPGWLRMFFMITTMIIAVPTGIKVFGWLATIWGGKLRLNSAMLFAMGFISTFVMGGVTGIMVASVPFDIHVHDTYFVVAHFHYVLFGGAVFGVFAAIYHWFPKMTGRMMNEPWGIVHFVLTFVGTNMTFMPMHALGLQGMPRRVAMYDPQFTTLNQVCTIGSYILAVSTIPFLINAAWSWFKGPKAPDNPWEALTLEWMTSSPPPIENFLVTPVLKTGPYDYGSRKTLAIRQRLKQMAGARPKEVGVPMSQAKSSTVFTDDRSTTVVEPEKDINDPSH, encoded by the coding sequence ATGGCACAAGCACAACTAGATCTCACGGCTAATGTTCCGAAACCTCATCATGAGCAGGAACGACGTTGGCAAGATTTTTTTGGTTTTAGTCACGATCACAAAGTCATCGGGATTCAATATCTCGTGACGGCATTTTTCTTTTATTTAGTTGGGGGTGCTTTAGCAACGGCGGTTCGCACGGAACTAGCAACTCCCGATCCTGATTTTGTCAGTCCTGAACTCTACAACAGCTTATTTACGGTACACGGAACCGTAATGATCTTTTTGTGGATCGTTCCGGCGGGTGCAGGATTAGCCAACTATTTGATCCCCTTAATGATTGGGGCTAAAGACATGGCGTTTCCCCGGTTAAACGCTGTTGCCTTTTGGTTAATTCCTCCCGGCGGTACTTTGTTATTGGCAAGTTTCTTATTTGAATCTCCCAAAGCAGGCTGGACATCCTATCCGCCTCTGAGTTTATTGTCGGGTAAAGTTGGGGAAGAAATTTGGATTCTCAGCGTTTTATTGTTGGGAACTTCTTCGATTTTGGGGGGATTAAATTTCGCGGTGACGATTTTTAAAATGCGAATTCCAACTATGGGGCTCAACGATATGCCTCTATTGTGTTGGGCAATGATCGCCACCTCTGCTTTAATTCTTCTATCAACTCCGGTACTCGCCGCGGCGTTAATTCTCTTATCTTTTGATTTACTCGCGGGAACCAGTTTCTTTAACCCCACTGGGGGCGGTGATCCCGTTGTTTATCAGCACTTATTCTGGTTTTATTCCCATCCGGCGGTCTACATCATGGTTTTACCCTTTTTTGGGGTAATTTCTGATGTTCTGCCTGTTCATGCCCGCAAACCGATTTTTGGGTATCAAGCGATCGCCTATTCCAGTTTAGCCATTAGTTTTTTAGGCTTAATTGTTTGGGCGCACCATATGTTTACCAGTGGAACTCCGGGTTGGTTACGGATGTTCTTTATGATCACGACGATGATCATTGCTGTACCCACTGGAATCAAAGTGTTTGGCTGGTTAGCGACGATTTGGGGGGGTAAACTGCGTCTCAACAGTGCCATGCTGTTTGCGATGGGGTTTATTTCCACCTTCGTGATGGGCGGTGTCACCGGAATTATGGTGGCTTCGGTTCCCTTTGATATTCACGTTCACGATACCTATTTTGTCGTGGCGCACTTCCACTATGTTCTGTTTGGGGGTGCGGTGTTTGGGGTGTTTGCCGCAATTTATCATTGGTTCCCGAAAATGACGGGACGGATGATGAACGAACCGTGGGGAATTGTTCACTTTGTCCTCACGTTTGTGGGTACAAATATGACCTTTATGCCCATGCACGCTTTAGGATTACAAGGAATGCCCCGTCGGGTGGCGATGTATGACCCCCAATTCACAACGTTGAATCAGGTTTGTACCATTGGTAGTTATATTTTGGCTGTTTCGACTATTCCGTTCTTAATTAATGCGGCGTGGAGTTGGTTCAAAGGGCCAAAAGCTCCTGATAATCCTTGGGAAGCTTTAACCCTAGAATGGATGACATCTTCTCCTCCTCCGATTGAAAATTTCCTTGTTACTCCCGTTCTCAAAACTGGGCCCTATGACTACGGAAGTCGCAAAACCCTAGCCATTCGTCAACGGTTAAAACAAATGGCTGGAGCGCGTCCCAAAGAAGTCGGTGTTCCCATGTCTCAAGCCAAATCTTCTACAGTATTTACAGACGACCGTTCAACAACGGTTGTTGAACCCGAAAAAGACATTAATGATCCTAGTCATTAA
- a CDS encoding heme o synthase, producing the protein MQEVIQTNVSRHHDNVLQVVQSYYQLTKPRIILLLLITTAAGMWLAAKGEVDPLLLLVTLTGGALASGSANTINCLYDRDIDYIMERTRWRPLPSGRVKPVDALIFAIALAIASFTLLTVFANLLTALLALSGIVFYVLIYTHWLKRHSVQNIVIGGAAGAIPPLVGWAAVTGDLSWSAWLLFAIIFLWTPPHFWALAMMIRDEYKEVGVPMLPVIEGDEITAQQIWIYSLILVPSTLLLVYPLHTSGFVYAAIALILGGIFLQKAWQLLQSPSERNTARSLFKYSILYLMLLCAGMVVDSLPVTQNMVMAVSESLPLGFL; encoded by the coding sequence ATGCAAGAAGTGATTCAAACTAACGTCTCCCGACACCATGATAATGTTTTACAAGTGGTGCAAAGTTATTATCAACTGACGAAACCCAGGATTATTCTGTTGTTGTTAATTACAACGGCTGCTGGAATGTGGTTAGCCGCCAAAGGAGAAGTTGATCCATTATTGTTATTGGTAACATTAACCGGAGGGGCTTTAGCGTCAGGTTCTGCCAATACCATTAACTGTTTGTATGACCGAGATATTGATTACATTATGGAACGGACTCGTTGGCGTCCGCTTCCATCGGGTCGGGTTAAACCCGTAGATGCTTTGATTTTTGCCATCGCTCTTGCTATTGCTTCCTTTACGTTACTCACCGTTTTTGCGAATTTGTTAACGGCGTTATTAGCGTTATCAGGAATTGTTTTTTATGTCCTGATCTACACCCATTGGTTAAAACGTCATAGCGTTCAAAATATTGTGATTGGAGGGGCGGCTGGAGCAATTCCTCCATTAGTGGGATGGGCTGCTGTTACGGGAGATTTAAGTTGGTCTGCTTGGCTTTTATTTGCCATTATTTTTCTATGGACACCGCCTCATTTTTGGGCGTTAGCCATGATGATTCGAGATGAATATAAGGAAGTCGGAGTTCCGATGTTACCTGTGATTGAAGGGGATGAAATTACTGCTCAACAAATCTGGATTTATAGCTTAATTTTGGTTCCTTCTACCTTATTGTTGGTTTATCCCTTGCATACGAGTGGTTTTGTTTATGCTGCGATCGCCTTAATTTTAGGCGGTATTTTCTTACAAAAAGCATGGCAATTATTACAATCTCCCTCGGAACGAAATACGGCTCGTTCATTGTTTAAATATTCCATTCTCTATTTAATGCTGTTGTGTGCCGGAATGGTGGTTGATAGTTTACCCGTGACCCAAAATATGGTGATGGCGGTCAGTGAATCTTTGCCTTTAGGATTCCTGTAA
- a CDS encoding nSTAND1 domain-containing NTPase, with product MQEIQQINQNSLKTLNRIFERFNDDFSLILAHCNHGIVKEIIIKQLQHQHPNLIKSVVLDSEVINVYNALVQVIDAEPIPPQGLIVSGLESNEQLDLLIKIMNQMREEFRRQFRCPLVFWVTDSLLHTLIRLAPDFYSWSTALKFEISTEDLLNFIQETADQVSAKVLDSGAGIFLNNSYFNLELGSPLRLELEAAYQELQKRGEPLNIELEASLEFVLGRVSEHSDQVALKHYERSLELWQQTNNLIRYGQLLFYIGFWWHSYGILHRAEKEYAYEQANSYYTQSIQTFKRANRWDLVAKFINALADVLFGLKKWQELETVAKESIYYNRIYTYPFREARGYHFLAEVSLAKSCWQEAKNLAEKAQNLLVQTASNYHPQTSDEQLILDWETCYHQGWYLVALAQANQKLKQSQDAIKILEKAQARTKPQYDPDLYIQILQLLHDLYFEKGEYLKAYEIKQKRREIEQQFRLRAFIGAGRLGHIQTISNPGLPPMKNEKIINPEITASGRLSVVNWLYERISRNDCKLTVIYGQSGVGKSSILQAGFIPELRKASLDTRRFIPVLLQVYTNLNQDFSRAFTKGIREVKNIDLDSSELNSQAVILEQIRSLVNQNFWVVIIFDQFEEFFFACKDQQQRQSCYQFIKECLDIPYVKVVLSLREDYIQYLLECTRQGYLEIIGNNILDRNILAYIGNFTREEAKSVIQSLTERTQFVLEPALIEELVEDLAEDSGDIRPIELQVVGSQLQTQRITTLKQYQQAGRKQKLVEDYLDEVIRDCGSTNKSLAELVLYLLTDENNTRPLKTRADLVREIKELANHFENINENLDTVLKIFVLSGLVFILPEIPAERYQLVHDYLVSLIRQNRSLVILEELDIERKKRKQAEAKNKELWQLFIRSIIIGSGMALLFTLALGFWRISEGKNKQVNLALENTKYTALTTENNQLEALLTLVTAGKLLSPQRPKSAIEQETQSKLSLAVQVIQEQNILDGHQKNSVLSVSISPDNQLIASASDDQTIKIWTPKGKLIKTLEGHQKSVWFVTFSPNSQIIASASKDNTIKLWTKNGILIRTLQGHTDEVKWVSFSPDGQQIASASKDKTVKIWSLDGRLLQTLNGHQKPVLSVVFSPNGQLIASSSEDGIINLWTRQGKLIQTIKAHSKPIWSISFSPDSQIIASASDGKTVKLWNRDGQLIRTLEGHQQAVNSVAFSQDSRLIATGSTDEMIKIWTKEGSLISSLQGHKDSINQVSFSKQEERLFSASKDGTVRIWNLKALPKIIQLKDYKIYSSSFSHQNSNLVASPGRDLRIKDDTKDDVVVLWTLNGEVQKTFRGHQNTVNNVSFSPDGKSIASASQDKTVRIWNIDSEKFITLPHQSPVWSVVFSPDSQLIATASDDQSIKIWDIHGTLKQTFKGHQGAINDLSFSPDSQILASASEDKTVKLWNVNQKNLIPPLTGAQIRFNSVSFSPDGQWIAASKDGESIAIWKKQNSAWKPLQTSVVLGKHWKPIYEVNFSPNSKILASASADGTIKLWDVNGSLITTLKPSLEPILSVNFSPDGQTLVGLQKSEPSRISIWKIDTNQINQDTDSLLTQACIQLKDYLETNPNISGRNKKICDEFKSSP from the coding sequence ATGCAAGAAATACAACAAATAAATCAAAATTCTTTAAAAACTTTAAATCGTATTTTTGAAAGATTTAATGATGATTTTTCTTTGATTTTAGCTCACTGCAATCATGGGATTGTTAAAGAAATAATTATTAAACAATTGCAACATCAACATCCTAACTTAATTAAATCTGTGGTTTTAGATTCCGAGGTTATTAATGTTTATAACGCTTTAGTACAAGTCATTGACGCAGAACCAATACCACCTCAAGGTTTAATTGTATCCGGTTTAGAATCTAACGAACAACTGGATCTTTTGATTAAAATCATGAACCAAATGCGCGAGGAATTTCGTCGTCAATTTCGCTGTCCTTTAGTCTTTTGGGTAACGGATTCTCTGTTACACACTTTAATTCGGTTAGCTCCTGATTTTTATAGTTGGTCAACAGCACTTAAGTTTGAAATTAGTACAGAAGATCTATTAAATTTTATTCAAGAAACCGCAGATCAAGTTTCTGCTAAAGTGTTAGATAGTGGTGCGGGTATTTTTTTAAATAATTCTTATTTTAATTTAGAGTTAGGTTCTCCATTAAGATTGGAATTAGAAGCCGCTTATCAAGAATTACAGAAACGGGGAGAACCTTTAAATATTGAATTAGAAGCAAGTTTAGAATTTGTATTGGGTCGAGTTTCTGAGCATTCTGATCAAGTCGCCTTAAAACATTATGAACGCAGTTTAGAACTTTGGCAACAAACTAATAATTTAATTCGTTATGGTCAATTATTATTTTATATTGGCTTTTGGTGGCACAGCTATGGCATTTTACATCGAGCCGAAAAAGAATATGCTTATGAGCAAGCTAATTCTTATTATACTCAATCTATTCAAACCTTTAAACGGGCAAATCGTTGGGATTTAGTGGCTAAATTTATTAATGCTTTAGCGGATGTATTATTCGGATTAAAAAAATGGCAAGAATTAGAAACCGTAGCCAAAGAATCTATTTATTATAACCGCATCTATACTTATCCTTTTCGAGAAGCACGAGGATATCATTTTTTAGCAGAAGTATCTCTGGCTAAAAGTTGTTGGCAGGAAGCCAAAAATTTAGCTGAGAAAGCACAAAATTTATTAGTTCAAACCGCCTCTAATTATCATCCTCAAACCTCGGATGAACAGTTGATTTTAGATTGGGAAACCTGCTATCATCAGGGATGGTATTTGGTAGCTCTAGCGCAAGCCAATCAAAAATTAAAGCAATCTCAAGATGCCATTAAAATCCTAGAAAAAGCTCAAGCTCGAACCAAACCCCAATATGACCCCGACCTTTATATTCAGATTTTACAACTATTACATGATTTGTATTTTGAAAAAGGGGAATATTTAAAAGCCTATGAAATTAAACAAAAACGTCGGGAAATTGAGCAACAATTCAGATTAAGAGCTTTTATCGGAGCCGGACGACTCGGACATATTCAAACCATTAGTAATCCCGGTTTACCTCCTATGAAAAACGAAAAAATTATTAATCCTGAAATTACCGCATCGGGTCGTTTATCAGTTGTGAATTGGTTATATGAACGGATTAGCCGAAATGATTGTAAACTAACGGTGATTTATGGACAGTCTGGAGTAGGTAAAAGTTCAATTTTACAAGCCGGTTTTATTCCAGAGTTGCGGAAAGCGTCTTTGGATACTCGTCGTTTTATTCCGGTTTTACTGCAAGTTTATACTAATTTGAATCAAGACTTTTCTCGTGCTTTCACCAAAGGCATTAGAGAGGTTAAAAATATTGACTTAGATTCCTCAGAACTGAATAGTCAAGCCGTAATATTGGAACAAATTAGAAGTTTAGTTAATCAAAACTTTTGGGTGGTGATTATTTTTGATCAGTTTGAGGAATTTTTCTTTGCTTGTAAAGATCAACAACAACGACAAAGCTGTTACCAATTTATTAAAGAGTGTTTAGATATTCCTTATGTTAAAGTTGTTTTATCTTTGCGAGAAGACTATATCCAATATTTATTAGAATGTACTCGTCAAGGATATTTAGAAATTATTGGAAATAATATTTTAGATCGAAATATTCTGGCTTATATTGGCAATTTTACACGGGAAGAAGCTAAATCGGTGATTCAAAGTTTAACCGAAAGAACACAATTTGTCCTCGAGCCTGCATTAATTGAGGAATTAGTAGAAGATTTAGCGGAAGACTCAGGAGATATTCGACCCATAGAATTACAAGTAGTGGGTTCTCAACTTCAAACGCAAAGAATTACCACCTTAAAACAATATCAACAAGCGGGACGAAAACAAAAGTTAGTTGAAGATTATTTAGATGAGGTAATTCGAGATTGTGGTTCAACGAATAAAAGTTTAGCTGAGTTAGTGCTTTATTTATTAACCGATGAAAATAATACTCGTCCTTTAAAAACCCGTGCAGATTTAGTCAGAGAAATTAAAGAACTAGCAAACCATTTTGAAAATATTAATGAAAACTTAGATACGGTTCTCAAGATTTTTGTTTTGTCAGGTTTAGTCTTTATTTTACCAGAAATTCCTGCTGAACGATATCAACTGGTACATGATTATTTAGTCAGTTTAATTCGTCAAAATCGCAGTTTAGTTATTTTAGAAGAATTAGATATAGAGCGGAAAAAACGCAAACAAGCGGAAGCCAAAAATAAAGAACTCTGGCAATTGTTTATTCGTTCAATTATTATTGGCAGTGGCATGGCACTTTTATTTACTCTCGCATTAGGGTTTTGGAGAATTTCTGAAGGCAAAAATAAACAAGTTAATTTAGCGTTAGAAAATACTAAATATACGGCTTTAACAACCGAAAATAACCAGCTTGAAGCCTTATTAACTTTAGTCACCGCCGGAAAGCTTTTATCCCCCCAAAGACCTAAATCTGCCATTGAACAAGAAACCCAGAGTAAATTAAGTCTTGCTGTTCAAGTCATTCAAGAGCAAAATATTTTAGATGGACACCAAAAAAATAGTGTTTTAAGTGTTAGTATTAGTCCTGATAATCAATTGATTGCTTCTGCGAGTGATGATCAAACCATTAAAATATGGACTCCTAAAGGTAAATTGATTAAAACTTTAGAAGGGCATCAAAAATCTGTTTGGTTTGTTACCTTTAGTCCCAATAGCCAAATCATTGCCTCTGCCAGTAAGGATAATACCATAAAACTATGGACAAAAAATGGAATTCTAATTAGAACATTACAAGGACATACTGATGAAGTCAAATGGGTTAGTTTTAGTCCCGATGGTCAACAAATTGCCTCTGCTAGTAAAGATAAAACGGTTAAAATTTGGAGTTTAGACGGTCGCCTCCTTCAAACGTTAAACGGACATCAAAAACCTGTTTTGAGTGTTGTTTTTAGTCCCAATGGTCAACTAATTGCTTCATCGAGTGAAGATGGCATCATTAATCTTTGGACTCGTCAGGGAAAACTTATTCAAACAATTAAGGCTCATTCTAAACCGATTTGGAGCATTAGTTTTAGTCCAGATAGTCAAATTATAGCATCTGCTAGTGATGGTAAAACCGTTAAATTATGGAATCGTGACGGTCAATTAATTAGAACTTTAGAAGGACATCAACAGGCTGTTAATAGTGTGGCTTTTAGTCAAGATAGTCGTTTAATTGCAACGGGAAGTACCGATGAAATGATTAAAATCTGGACAAAAGAAGGCTCATTGATTTCTAGCCTTCAAGGACACAAAGATAGTATTAATCAAGTCAGTTTTTCTAAGCAGGAAGAAAGGTTATTTTCTGCTAGTAAAGATGGTACTGTCAGAATCTGGAATTTAAAAGCATTACCTAAAATTATCCAATTGAAGGACTATAAAATTTATAGCAGTAGTTTTTCTCATCAAAATAGTAACTTAGTGGCTTCTCCTGGTCGGGATTTACGCATAAAAGATGATACTAAAGATGATGTTGTTGTCTTATGGACTTTAAATGGAGAGGTACAGAAAACTTTCAGGGGTCATCAAAATACTGTTAATAATGTTAGTTTTAGTCCTGATGGTAAAAGCATTGCATCCGCTAGTCAGGATAAAACAGTTAGAATTTGGAACATAGATAGTGAAAAATTTATAACTCTCCCTCATCAGTCACCTGTTTGGAGTGTGGTTTTTAGTCCTGATAGTCAGTTAATTGCAACGGCTAGTGATGACCAGAGTATTAAGATTTGGGATATTCACGGAACTTTAAAACAAACGTTTAAAGGTCATCAAGGCGCAATTAATGACTTAAGTTTTAGTCCCGATAGTCAAATTTTGGCTTCAGCCAGTGAAGATAAAACTGTGAAATTATGGAATGTTAATCAGAAAAATTTGATTCCGCCGTTAACAGGTGCACAAATTCGATTTAATTCTGTGAGTTTTAGTCCCGATGGTCAATGGATTGCAGCCTCTAAAGATGGAGAATCGATTGCCATTTGGAAAAAGCAAAATTCGGCGTGGAAACCTTTACAAACTTCTGTTGTTTTAGGAAAACATTGGAAACCAATTTATGAAGTTAATTTTAGTCCTAATAGTAAAATTTTAGCTTCTGCTAGTGCAGATGGTACAATTAAGCTTTGGGATGTTAATGGAAGTTTAATTACGACTTTAAAGCCAAGTTTAGAACCTATTTTATCCGTTAATTTTAGCCCGGATGGTCAAACATTAGTAGGACTTCAAAAATCTGAACCTAGTCGAATTAGTATTTGGAAAATTGATACTAATCAAATCAATCAAGACACTGATAGCTTGCTAACTCAGGCTTGTATTCAGCTTAAAGATTATTTAGAAACAAACCCTAATATTAGTGGCAGAAATAAAAAGATTTGTGATGAGTTTAAGAGTTCTCCTTGA
- a CDS encoding cytochrome c oxidase subunit 3, whose protein sequence is MQGSAINESQTVLGYEQEATASGHEHEEHPDLRMLGVVVFLIAESMIFLGLFSAYLIYRAMSPVWPPEGTERELLLPAINTVVLISSSFVMNQGTAAIKKNDVAGLRNWFIATAIMGLTFLAGQAYEYSQLAFGLTTNLYASSFYVLTGFHGLHVTFGVLLILAVLWRGRKATHYSKQSHFGPEAAELYWHFVDVVWIILFILLYLL, encoded by the coding sequence ATGCAAGGTTCAGCAATTAACGAGTCTCAAACCGTTCTTGGATACGAACAGGAGGCCACCGCCTCTGGACATGAACACGAAGAACACCCCGATTTACGAATGTTAGGGGTTGTTGTCTTCCTGATTGCAGAGAGTATGATCTTTTTAGGCTTATTCTCTGCTTATCTAATTTATCGAGCCATGTCTCCCGTTTGGCCCCCGGAAGGCACTGAACGAGAATTATTGCTTCCAGCGATTAACACGGTGGTTCTGATTTCGAGTAGTTTTGTTATGAACCAAGGAACTGCCGCTATTAAGAAAAATGATGTTGCGGGGTTGCGGAATTGGTTTATTGCTACGGCGATTATGGGGTTAACCTTCTTAGCTGGCCAAGCCTATGAATACAGTCAGTTAGCTTTTGGATTAACCACTAATTTATACGCCAGTTCTTTCTATGTGTTAACGGGGTTTCACGGGTTGCACGTTACCTTTGGAGTCTTGTTAATTTTAGCCGTTCTTTGGCGGGGACGCAAAGCCACTCATTACAGCAAACAATCCCATTTTGGCCCGGAAGCGGCGGAATTATATTGGCACTTTGTTGATGTGGTTTGGATTATTCTGTTTATTTTGTTGTATCTGTTGTAA
- a CDS encoding M48 family metallopeptidase, whose product MQRLLLRLFIGILFALFGLVSYCTNVEKNPITGEVQRVSLSPRQEVVLGLKSRGQLAEQYGGLYPDPTLQNYVDEVGLRVVKQSAASQASYPFDFHLLRDPKTINAFALPGGQIFITLALFNRLNSEAQLAGVFGHEVGHVIARHGSEHLARQQLGVALVNAVGITASDNPQDAQNAAILAQAVNQLVNLRYGREDELESDRLGFEFMTQAGYNPKGLVELMQILASARSGGNPPEFLSTHPNPGNRVERLQAIIAETYPNGIPANLDEGQERFAQIVGSR is encoded by the coding sequence GTGCAAAGACTTTTATTGCGTCTGTTTATCGGAATTTTATTTGCTCTATTTGGGTTAGTTAGTTATTGCACCAATGTTGAAAAAAATCCCATCACCGGGGAAGTTCAACGAGTTAGTCTTTCTCCGCGACAAGAAGTTGTTTTAGGACTCAAATCCAGAGGACAACTGGCTGAGCAATATGGGGGTTTATATCCCGATCCCACCTTACAAAATTATGTTGATGAAGTGGGATTACGGGTGGTGAAACAATCAGCCGCATCGCAAGCATCCTATCCCTTTGATTTTCATCTGTTGCGTGATCCCAAAACCATTAACGCCTTTGCCTTACCTGGGGGACAAATCTTTATAACTCTGGCTTTGTTTAATCGTCTGAACTCAGAAGCACAACTCGCAGGGGTCTTTGGCCATGAAGTAGGCCATGTCATTGCCCGTCATGGTTCCGAACATCTAGCTCGACAACAGTTAGGGGTCGCGCTAGTCAATGCGGTGGGAATTACAGCCAGTGATAACCCCCAGGATGCTCAAAATGCAGCGATTTTAGCTCAGGCGGTGAATCAATTAGTGAATCTGCGATATGGTCGTGAAGATGAATTAGAAAGTGATCGCTTAGGGTTTGAATTCATGACTCAAGCGGGTTACAACCCCAAGGGTTTAGTCGAATTAATGCAGATTTTAGCATCGGCTCGTTCCGGGGGAAATCCCCCAGAATTTCTCAGCACCCATCCTAACCCCGGTAATCGGGTCGAACGACTCCAAGCTATAATTGCTGAAACTTATCCTAATGGGATTCCGGCTAATTTAGATGAAGGACAAGAACGCTTTGCTCAAATTGTGGGTTCTCGCTGA